Within the Candidatus Eremiobacteraceae bacterium genome, the region GCGCAGGGGCACGAGGATCACGCCGTTCTTGACGAGGGCGGCGAGGGTGCGGTTCTGCTTGAGCTCGCTGGGGTTGGCATAGACGTGGTGGTCGTTATAAAGGATGGGAATCTCGCCGGACGGCGGCGAGCCGAAATTCATGGATCCCATCGAATCGGCCACCACTTGCGGGGCAACAAGCTGATCGCTGCCCTGCGCCAGGGTCGGCGCCGTCGCGAAGAGCATGCCGGCTACCGCCAGCGCTGCCACCGCGAAACTGGTGTGAACTCTCTTCAAGTCATGTCCTCCTAAAGTGGTGTCCTCTAATGGTCGGGGACTGTCCCGGCTCGCCGAGTTACTGAAAAGCGAGCATGCGGGGCCGGACCCCCCATACCATCAAGCGTTTACCCAACCCGCGCGTTCTTTCCCGCCGCCCCTGTTAGACATGCACGCATCCGGGTGCTTCTGTAAGACGTTTCGCGCACAGGCGGACAGCCCGCTCCGCAAGGCGAAACGCGTCCCGCTATGCCCGAAGTGACCGTGCGCGTGACCCTGCTGGAGAAGTCCCCGTCGCCGACCGCGATGACGGCCACCGCAGCTCGTACCTGCTACTCAGCAAACGCGCCGGAGGCGATCGTCGAACGCTGGCGCAGCAAACCTCAAGATATGCTTAAGACCGTGGACCGCGTGCGTTCTGCGGGCCATCACTCGACGCTGGAACATAATATCTACGTGTTCGGAGTGACCGGACTGTCGCGTGCCGCGACGCATCAGCTCGTGCGCCACCGCCATCTCCAATTCGACCAGCAAAGCCAGCGCTATCTCGCGTTCAAGAACGCCGAGTTTCCCTTCGTGAAGCCGAAGAAGATCGCGTCGCTGCCGGATGTCTCGACCAAGTTCGACGAGCTCATGGGCGAGATCGGCGCCATGTATCAGTCGATGCTGGACGCCGGCATACCGGGTGAGGATGCGCGCTTCATCTTGCCCAACGCGACGGCCAGCCAGCTCGTCGTGTCCGGCAATGCGCGCGCGTGGTATGAATTCTTGACCCTGCGCACGTGCAACATGGCGCAGTGGGAGATCCGCGAGATGTCGTTCCAAGTCTTGCGCATCCTCAAACGCGAAGATCCCGAGCTCTTCAAAGATGCGGGCGCGACGTGCGTGCGCGGCTATTGTCACGAACCCGATGGGCCCGACTGTCCCCGCTACATCGCAGTGGCCAAAGCGCAGATCAAAGATGCGCGTGCGGCCGGCGAGTGGCTCGCATCAAAAGCGAAGAAGAACGGCGCCGCGTAGATTACAGGATCTTCTGGAGGTCGGCGTCGAGCATCGCGGCGTTCATCTCGCCGACGTGCACAGCGCGCAGCACCCCTCGCCGGTCGATGAACAGCGACATGGGGATCGCCTCGCCGCCGTAGGCGTCGATGGCGGCGCCCTGATCGATCACCGTCGGATACGTGACGCCCTGCGCGGCGACGAACGCGCGCACTTGTGACGCGCTCTCTTGCTGGTCGGCGCCGAGCACCTCGAGGTCGCGTGCGCGCAATTGCACGTAGCGCGACTGGATCAGCGGCAGCTCCGCCTTGCACGGCGTGCACCAGGTGGCGAAGAAGTTGACCAACAGCGGTTTGCCCGCATAGTCGCGCAGCGACGCGTTCGCGCCGTCAAGCGTGACGAAGCGCGTGTCCGGCGCGGGCGCGCCGATCGTCGCGCTGCCGTACCTGACGCCCGCGCCGCCGTTCCAACGCGCGACGTCGATGGCGAACAGCACGGCCGCGCCGACGAACAGTACGAAAACCGCCGCCCAGCCGAGACGAAGGCGAAGCTCGGGGCTCATGACATTCACATTCAACGTGGTGTATGCTCTTCCCATTCGTCTCCGCCCCGCGCGCCGACGGAACTGTTTGGATTCTCGATTGTTGCAGATATAAAGGACTCGCATCGCCGCCGCCGGAAGCCGCGCCTCTTCGATGGACACATCCAAACGCAGCAACGGCGCGCGCGGCAACGGCGTACGATCCTCGGGCGCGCAGGCGTGGCAGCTCATGATCGAGATCTTCCAATCCCAGCGCCACCATTTCGAACGCGCCGCCGCCGAGTTCGACCTGACCAAGCAGCAGGCGCATGCCTTGTACGTGCTCAGCTGTGAGGGACCGCGTTCGATGAGCGAGCTGGCCGAGACGCTGGCGTGCGACGCCTCAAGCGTCACCGGGCTGGTCGACCGGCTCGAAGCGCGGGGCCTGGTGAGCCGTCACAGCGTGCCCAACGACCGGCGCATGCGCATGCTGGCGGTCACCGCCGCCGGAGCCCGGCTGCAGCAGCGCTACAGCGTGCTGGTCGCGCAGCCGCCGCCCGCGATCGCGCATCTGCCCGAAGACCTGCAGCGCGGTCTGCGCGATGTCTTGACGAGGGTGGTCGACGCCAGCCGCTCGCACGCGCCGCACGATGCGAAACACTGACCCGTCCGGCGCAGTAGCGGTAGAAAGAGCTGCAGGCTCGGAAATGGTGGAGGAATGAGTACGAGACCCGGTCGTTTGATCAATGGTTCAATGGCACGCATCGCGGCAGCCGGCATGCTGGCCGCGGCCGTCGCGCTGAGCCTCGGCGCGTGCGCCAAGCCCGCTCCGAAGAAGGTACAAGGCTTGCCCGTCTCGGTGCAGGTGGCTTCGCGCGGCGACATCACCGCGACGTTCACGTTGACCGGCGTCGTCGCGCCGCGCCAGCAAGCGGTCTTGTCCTCGGTCGCGTCGGGGAACGTCAAAGAGGTCTACGTCGCGCTCGGCGAGCGCGTGCGCGCCGGCCAACTGCTCGTGAAGATCGACGACAGCACCCTGCAAGCGCAAGCCGCGCAGGCCGCCGCCAAACTGCAAAGCGTGCGCGCGAGCGACGTCGGCGGGTCTGCGACCGCGAATGCGAATCTGACCTCGGCCCGCGTCGCCGCGCAGAACGCCGACGCGAACCTGGCCCGCAATCAGACGCTGTACAAGCAAGGCTATGTCTCGAAGACCTCGCTCGACCAAGCGCAGAGCCAGGCGGCATCGGCCGACGCCGCGCTGCGAGCCGCCGAAGTGACCGCGCAGAACGCGAACCTGCAGTCCGGCAACAGCTCTGCGATGGCGGACATCGGCACGGCTCAGGCCGCGCTCGACGCGATCAACACGCAGATCGCACAGACCAACGTCACCGCGCCCTTCGACGGCATCGTCACCGCGCGCAGCGTTGACAGAGGCGCGCTTGCAAGCCCCGGCACGCCGCTCGTGACCGTGTCGCAGCTCAATCCGGCTTGGATCAACGTCGGGATTCCGGACGACGATCTGGCGTACGTGCGGGCGGGCACGCCGGTCACGGTCACCATCGACACGCTGCCGGGCCGCGCCTGGCACGCGAAAGTCGACGTCGTCAACGCCGCAGCGTCGTCTGGCACGCTGAGCTATCTGACGCACATCGTCGTGCCCAACGACGACTACACGCTGCGCGCCGGCATGGTCGCCAACGGCAATTTCCAACAAGCCACGCATCGCAATGTCGTGATCCTGCCGCGCATCGCGCTCTATCAGACCGAGACCGGCAACGCGGTCTACGTCGTGGTGGATGGCAAGGCCAAGTCGGTGCCGGTGACGACCGGCCTGCAGACGGCGGACCGGGTCGAGGTCACGGGCATCGAGCCCGGCACCCAGGTCATCACGCAGCGTCCGGACGCATTGCAGGACGGCTCGGTCGTCAGCGTGGTAGGTTCCCCCGAGGGCCCAGCGCCATCATCTTCACGAACCTCTCAGTGACGACAAAGGAAACCGTATGATCCGATTTTTTGCGACTGTGACCTGCGCCGTCGCGCTTGCGGCGGCGTCGCCGTCACTCGCAGGGAGCTCGGCGCATCCGACGCCGACGCCGACGCCGACGCCGACGCCGGCGCCCGCGATGGCCGCCACGCCCGTACCCCTGGGCATCCCTGCGAATCTCGAGACGTATCCGCCCGACACGTCCGGGAAGTACGGTATTCCGAACGCCAGCTCGCCCGTGCCGCTGTCGCTGCACGACGCGAAGATGATCGCCGTCAAGCAGTCGCCGCAACTGGCGCTCGCGCGCGCGACAGCCGATCTCGCCGGCGCGCAGCTCGAGACGGCGAACAGCGCGGCCTTCCCGAATCTGTCCGCGGACGCCAACTTCGGCCGCAACAAGGGTCAGTTGCGCTCCGGCACCACCGTCGGCGGCGTGATCCCGAGCATCTTCACTTCGAACAACGCGGCGATCACGATCAAGCAGCTGATCTTCGATGGCGGCGCGACCTACGCGCGCATCAGCCAAGCCAAGTTCAGCCGCGATGCGGCGCAGTTGAGCGAGCTGCGCCAAGTGGACACGGTGTTGTTCAACGTCGCATCGTTCTATTACGCTGCGCTGCAAGCGCGCTATACGTATCAAGTCGCGGTCGCGAACACCAAGCTCGCCCAGGTGCAAGAGCAATTGGTTGAAGCGCAGTTCCGGGCGGGCGTGGCCTCGCGGGCCGATGTGCTCACCGCGCAGCTCCCGGTCGCGCAGGCGGAGCTCGCTGAGGCGCAGGCGGCCAACGGCGAGCAATCGCAGATCGCATCGCTGCTCAACGCGATGGGACTCTCATCCGACACGCCGGTCACGCTGTCGGAGTCGTTCGAGCAGACCGCTCCGCTATTGCCCGCCTACGCGACGGTCGAAGCGACTGCGCTCGCGCGGCGCACAGATCTGCAGTCGGCAAATGCCGCGCTGACGGCGGCGGAGCGCGGCGTCCGGGCGGCGCGTGCGGGCCGCTATCCGATCATCACCGCGAATGGCAGCGTCGGCTCGGCCACGTCGGGCATCGACAGCGCCGGCAATCTCGTGACCAACGGCGGCAGCTGGACGAGCAGCTATTCGTTCGGGTTGAGCGCCACCATGCCGCTGTACGACAGCGGGCTCACCAACGGTCAGATCGCGGCGGCCGAAGCGAACAGCGAAACGGCGCAGGCAGATCTCCTCTCGACGCAGCTGGCCGTGTCGCTGACCGTCAGACAAGCATATCTGTCGGCGCAGACGGCGCTCGCCGGAGTCACGTCGGCACAAGTCGAGCTCTCGCAGGCGCAGACCGTGCTCGACGTCACCAACGCGCAATACAAAGCCGGCGTGACGACCTTGCCGCTGCTGCTCAACGCGGAGACCGGACTCACCAAAGCGCGCGGCGACTACGTGAACGCGCTGTTCGCCTTGTACACCGCGCAGCAGAACCTCTACTTCGCGGAAGGCATCATCGCGAATAGATAAGAACCGAGCACACATGCAGCCGTCCCTCCGCCGCGCTTGTCTGCTCGCTGCGTGCGTGCTCGTTTCCGTCGCCGGACTGGCCGCCTGCCAACAGCACAGCAATTCGCCTGTCGTCAATATCGCCATCGTCGGCAGCCGCGGCGAGAACTCGTTCAAGCCCGGCAACATCTCGGTCAACTTGGGGACGGTCGTCACATGGACAAACGAGGACTCGCAGCCGCACTCGGTCACGTCGCCGGGCGCCTTCGACTCGGGCATGATCGCGCCCAACGGGGGACGCTGGACGTGGGTCGCCGCGATGGCGGGCACGTTCGCCTATTCGAGCATGACCGATCAATCGATGAAGGGCAGCATCACGGTGGTGGTGCCCCCGCCCTCGGGCGGCGCCGGCCAATAACGCGTCTCTTCGGTACGCTTGCGCTCGCTTTCACGGCGGGCGCGCTTGTCGTCGCCTCCGGCTGCAGCAAAGTTCAGCAGAGCACCAACACGCCGCCGGCCAGCACGACGATCCCGGGCACGCTGCGCTACGCGGAGATCGAAGAGCCGACGACCATGAATCCGCTGCTCACGCTCACCGCGACGAGCATCGATCTCTACATGTTCATGTACGGTTTTTTCTTCAATCTCGACGACAAGATGCACTGGGTGCCGGAGCTGGCCACGGACGTGCCGAGCTACGAGAACGGCGGCATCAGCAAGGACGGGCTGACGCTGACCTATCATCTGCGCAAAGGCGTGAAGTGGCACGACGGCGTGCCGTTCACCTCGCACGACGTCGTCTTCACGACGCACGCCATCCTCAATCCGGCGAACAACGTCGAGACGCGTGTCGGTTGGGATCGCATCGCCAGCGTCGAAGCGCCCGACGACTACACCGTCAAATTCCATCTCAAGAAGATCTATGCGTCCGCGGTCGCGACGTACTTCGCCGAGAGCGGCAACTTCCCGGTCCTGCCGGCGCACCTTCTCGAGAAGTACCCCAACCTCAATCAGGTGCCGTTCAACACGCAGCCGATCGGCACCGGGCCGTTCAAGTTCGTCAAGTGGGTGCACGGCGACCACGTCGAGCTCGAGGCCAATCCTGATTACTGGCGCGGCGCGCCCAAACTCAAACGTATCATCGAGCGTTTCATCCCCACCGAGAACACAATTCTCACGCAGATGCGCACGCACGAGCTCGACGCGTGGTTCCGCGCGGGATCGAACCTCTATCCCGAGATCCAAGAGCTGCCCGCGCTCGGCTACCGGATCGAGCTCGAGCCGTCGCTGCTGTACGCGCATCTCGACCTCAACCAGAAGAACGCGCTCTTCGACGATCTCAAAGTGCGCCAGGCGATCGCCTATGCCATCAACCGCAGGAAGATCGTCCACGACATCACGCACGATGTCCACGAGATCGGCTACAGCGTCACGCCCAAACTTTCGTGGGCATACGATCCGGACGTCGCGCACTATGACTACGATCTGGCGAAGGCGCGGCAGCTGCTTGACGAGGCGGGGTGGACGCCCGGTGCCGACGGCGTGCGGGTGAAGAACGGCCAGCGACTCGCGTTCACGCTGAACACGGTCGCCGGCGGCAAGAACGGCGAGGCGACTGAAGCGCTGGTGCAGCAAGATCTGCGCGCCATCGGCATCGACGCTTCGATCAAGAATTATCCGGCGGCGCTCTTCTTCGCCCCATATCAGCAGAACGGCATCCTGACGCGCGGCAACTACGACGCGGCGTTTTACGCATGGGTCGCGGGCGCCGATCCGGACAACGAGTCGCTGTATGCGAGCTACGAGATCCCGCCTGTCGGCCAGAACGATCTGTACTTGGTCGACCCGCTCATCGATCAGGCGGAAAAAGCCGCCTTGTCGACCTACGACCAGAACACGCGCAAGAAATACTACTCGGTGATCCAAAAGGAGCTCGCGGCCCAGGCGTACACGATCGTCGAGTATTATTCGCGCCAGATCTTCGTGACGTCGACGAATTTCCTGAACTTCAAACCCGCGCCCGCGACGACCAGCAACTGGAACACGTGGGAATGGGAGATGAAGTAGTCAGGCGGACGCAGGCGATCGCGTGCGCCGCGCTCGCGGCGCTGCTCGTCAACGGCTGCAGCAAAGTCTCGCAGAGCACGAACGCTCCGGCGCGCTCGCAGACGATTCCGGGCACGTTGCGCTACGCCGACATCGAAGAACCTATCTCCATGAATCCGCTGCTGCGGCTGGTGGCCGTGGGCACCGACATGGACATGTTCATCTTCGGATTCTTCTTCAACCTCGACGACAAGATGCGCTTCGTCCCCGAGCTCGCGACGGAGGTGCCGACGTATGCGAACGGCGGCATCAGCAAGGACGGCCTCACCCTCACCTACCATCTGCGCCAGGGCGTCAAGTGGCACGACGGCGCGCCATTCACCGCGCACGACGTCGTGTTCACCGTTCATGCGATCCTCAATCCGGCGAACAACGTGCAGACGCGCCGCGGCTGGGATCGCGTCGCGAGCGTTGAGGCGGTCGACGACCATACCGTGCGCTTCCATCTGAAAGATATCTACGCGCCGGCGGTCGCGACCTACTTCTGCGAGAGCGGACTGTACCCGGTGCTGCCGGCGCACATCCTCGAGAAATACGCCGACATCAACCGCGTGCCGTTCAACACCGATCCGATCGGCACCGGCCCGTTCAAGTTCGTGAAGTGGATCCACGGCGATCGCGTCGAGCTTGAGGCCAATGCCGATTACTGGCGCGGACCGCCCAAGCTCAAGCGCATCATCTACAAGGTGATCCCGGCGGAGACGACCATCCTCACGCAGCTGCGCACGCACGAGATCGACGCGTGGTTCCGAGCGCCCTCCGGCCTGTATCCGCAGATCCGCGATCTGCCGGCGGACGGTTTCCGCGTCCAGCTCGAGCCCGCACTGGTGTATTCGCACCTCGACCTGAACCAGAAGAACCCGCTGTTCCAAGACCTGCGCGTGCGCCAAGCGCTCGCGCACGCGATCGACCGTCAGAAGATCATCCACGACGTCACGTACGACGTGCACATCGCGGCGTATTCGGACTTGCCGGCGTTCTCGTGGGCGTACGAGCCGGACGTCGCGCACTACGACTACGATCCCGCGCAGTCGGCCGCGCTGCTCGACGCGGCGGGCTGGAAGCTCGGGCCAGACGGCGTGCGCGTGAAGAACGGCCAGCGCCTCGCGTTCGACCTCGCGGCGGCGACCGGCAACAAGACCGGTGAGGCCGTCGAACAGATATTACAAGAGGATTTCCGGCGCATCGGTGCCGAGGCGTCCATCAAGAACTACCCGACCGCGCTGTATTTCGACAACTATCAGCGCGGCGGCATCCTGCTCGCGGGCAAGTACGACGCGGCGTGGTACTCGTGGGTCGCGGGCGTGGATCCGGGCGACGACGAGTCGATCTACACAACCTACAACATTCCGCCCGCGGGCCAGAACTCGCTGTATTGGTCGGACCCGGCGCTTGACGCCGCAGAGAAGGGCGCGCTTTCCAGCTACGACCAAAGGGTGCGCAAGAAGTACTATTCGATCATCCAAAAGGAGATCGCCGCGCAATCGGCCACCATCATCGTGTACTTCCAGCGCCAGATCTTCGTGACTGCCGACGGCTTTGAGAATTTCAAGCCGGCGCCGGCGACCACGAGCAACTGGAATTCCTGGGAATGGGAGATGAAATGAAACAGATCGCGTTGCGCTTCGCGGTTGCGCTTGCAGTCGTCATGCTCGCCGCGCTGGCGCTGGTATCGTGCAGCAAAGTATCGCAAAGCACCACCGCGCCCGAGGGCGGCGGCGGCTCGATCCCCGGCGTGCTGCGCTACGCCGATATCCAGGAGCCGGATTCGCTCAACCCTTTGATTACCACGCAAGCGACCGTGGCCGACCTCGAGTACATGGCGTTCTCGTTCTTCTTCAATTACGACGACAAACTGAACTTTGCGCCAGAGCTGGCGCTGGAAGTTCCGACGCTTGCCAACGGCGGGATCTCGCGCGACGGTTTGACGATCATCTATCACATGCGCCACGGGGTCAAGTGGCAAGACGGCGTGCCGCTCACCGCCAAGGACGTGGCGTTCACGTTTCACGCCATCATGAATCCCGCCAACAACGTGCAGGTGCGCACCGGCTACGATCAGATCAAGACGATCGACACGCCCGACGACTTCACGGTCGTCGTCCACATGAAGCGCGTATTCTCGCCGATCATCGCGTACTTCATGTGCCAGCAGGGCGGATTCCCCGTCATGCCGGCGCATCTGCTCGCGCAGTATCCCAACGTCAACCAGCTGCCGTACAACTCGCTGCCCATCGGTTCGGGGCCGTTCAAGATCACCGAGTGGCAGCACGGCGACCACATCGCGCTGGTCGCCAATCCCGATTATTGGCGTGGGCCGCCCAAGCTCTCGAAGATCATCTTCAAGTTCGTCGCGAGCACGAACACCATCAAGGTGCTGCTGCAGACGCACGAGATCGATGCGTGGTTTCGCGCGTCGGCGAACCTGTACGATCAGCTGAAGACGATTCCAGGCTACCAAGTCTTGGTCTCGGAGCAGAACTTGTTCGCGCACATCGACTTCAACGTGAAGGATCCGATGCTGGCCGACCCGCGCGTGCGCAAGGCCGTCGAATACGCGATGGATCGCAAGAGCATGGCGCACACCGTCACGCACGACGTCTACCAGCCCGCGACATCCGATATCGCACCGTACAGCTGGGCCTATCCGCACGACTTGCCGTTTTACGACAACAATCCGGCCGCCGCGCGTGCGCTGCTCGACGAGGCCGGCTGGACGGTCGGACCCGATGGGATCCGCCAGAAGAACGGCAAGCGGCTCGAGCTGCAGTTCTCCTATGTGAGCGGCGACGTCCTCGGTACCCAGGTCGCTACGTTGGTCCAGCAGCGACTGCACGATGTCGGCGTCGCCGTGTCTCAGAAGACCTACCCTGCATCGCTGTATTTCGGGCCGGCGCAGACGGGCGGCATCATCAACAGCGGCAAATTCCAGATGGCCTTTTTCGCCTGGTCGAGCGGCGTCGACCCGGACAACTCATCGCTCTACGACTGCGATCAATTCCCGCCCGCCGGCCAGAACGATCTGTTCTGGTGCGATAGGAAGCTTGACGACGCGGAGAAGGACACGCTCGGCACCTTCGATCAAGCGCGCCGCATCAAGGACTACTCGATCATCGAGCACGAGCTCATCGAGCAAGCGCCGACGATCTTCGTGTTCCACGACCGTCGCATCGACGTCATCAGCGACAAGTTCCATGGCTTCAAACCGTCGCCGGCCACCTCGGCGTATTGGAACACCTACGACTGGTCGATGCAATAGCGCTTCGAGGCCTATGGAGCGGTCGAATTTATTCGACCGGCGCTATGACCCGCGCGCCGCGCGGCACCAACTCGATCTTCGCGCTTTGCACCAGTGCGAGCTCGCCGTCCACGTGCATCGCGACCGGTCTTTCGAAAGCTACCTCGAGGTGGCTCGCGCGAAGTGACGTGACGTTGGGCTCGTCCGCGTGCGCGCCGGTGCGGATGCGCTGCATCAGGCCGAAGCGCGCCGGCAGCCCAACGACGTCGCGAAACGCGTAGCAGTCGAACGCGCCGTCCTCGAGACTCGCGTCGGGGGCGCCGTGAAATCCGCCGCCATACCAAGCGCCGTTGCCGACCGTCAGCATCACGAGATCTGCAAAGCGCAATTCGACGTCGTGCGTGACCACCATCGCGGCCACGGGCTTGACCATCAGCAGGCCGCGCACCGCTGCCATGTAGTACGAAAGCCCCTTCGCCAGACCGCTCTTGCGGATCTGTGCTGCCATCGCCGCCACCTCGGCGTCTAACCCCATGCCGACGCAGTTGATGAAGCGCCGCCCATTGACGGTGCCGTAGTCGATCCGGCGCTCGGCGCCATCGCGCAAGACGTCGAAGGCTGCGCGGCCTTTTCGGATGCCGAGCATCAATGCAAGATCGTTGCCGGAACCGCACGGGATAATCGCGAGCGTCGCATTATCGGGTGACGCGAGCGCATCGAAGGCGAGCGACAGCGTGCCGTCGCCGCCGATGCAGACGAGCAGCGGGCGGTCGAATGAATTCGACCGCTCCATCAACGCAGCGGATGCCGACGCGAGCGCCTCGTTGAGACGCGCCGGAAACGCGGGCGTGAAATCGGGTTCGACGATCGCGATCGCCGGCGCGCGCAGCGCGCGCTCGACCTCGCCGATCAGGCCGTGGGCTTTGCCGCCACCGGCCCAGCGGTTTGCGACGACGACGAACGGTCGAATCAATCCGACCGCTGCAGGCTCGGGCACGCCGCCGCGCTTCCATGCGCCGAGCTGCTTGTCCCGCGAAAAGACATGGAGGAAGCGTGAGCAACTTCCTCCTGCCCCTACGACTATGAAGCCACGGGTTTCGTTACACGCCCGCCGAATCGCGTAGGACAGCCCCTATGATGACGTTAGGCCGCCTTGCCGGCATCGAAATACGCGCCCACTACTCCACGCTGATCGTCTTCGGCGCCCTGACCAGCATTCTCGCG harbors:
- the thyX gene encoding FAD-dependent thymidylate synthase, which codes for MPEVTVRVTLLEKSPSPTAMTATAARTCYSANAPEAIVERWRSKPQDMLKTVDRVRSAGHHSTLEHNIYVFGVTGLSRAATHQLVRHRHLQFDQQSQRYLAFKNAEFPFVKPKKIASLPDVSTKFDELMGEIGAMYQSMLDAGIPGEDARFILPNATASQLVVSGNARAWYEFLTLRTCNMAQWEIREMSFQVLRILKREDPELFKDAGATCVRGYCHEPDGPDCPRYIAVAKAQIKDARAAGEWLASKAKKNGAA
- a CDS encoding TlpA disulfide reductase family protein; this encodes MSPELRLRLGWAAVFVLFVGAAVLFAIDVARWNGGAGVRYGSATIGAPAPDTRFVTLDGANASLRDYAGKPLLVNFFATWCTPCKAELPLIQSRYVQLRARDLEVLGADQQESASQVRAFVAAQGVTYPTVIDQGAAIDAYGGEAIPMSLFIDRRGVLRAVHVGEMNAAMLDADLQKIL
- a CDS encoding MarR family transcriptional regulator, whose translation is MDTSKRSNGARGNGVRSSGAQAWQLMIEIFQSQRHHFERAAAEFDLTKQQAHALYVLSCEGPRSMSELAETLACDASSVTGLVDRLEARGLVSRHSVPNDRRMRMLAVTAAGARLQQRYSVLVAQPPPAIAHLPEDLQRGLRDVLTRVVDASRSHAPHDAKH
- a CDS encoding efflux RND transporter periplasmic adaptor subunit, producing the protein MARIAAAGMLAAAVALSLGACAKPAPKKVQGLPVSVQVASRGDITATFTLTGVVAPRQQAVLSSVASGNVKEVYVALGERVRAGQLLVKIDDSTLQAQAAQAAAKLQSVRASDVGGSATANANLTSARVAAQNADANLARNQTLYKQGYVSKTSLDQAQSQAASADAALRAAEVTAQNANLQSGNSSAMADIGTAQAALDAINTQIAQTNVTAPFDGIVTARSVDRGALASPGTPLVTVSQLNPAWINVGIPDDDLAYVRAGTPVTVTIDTLPGRAWHAKVDVVNAAASSGTLSYLTHIVVPNDDYTLRAGMVANGNFQQATHRNVVILPRIALYQTETGNAVYVVVDGKAKSVPVTTGLQTADRVEVTGIEPGTQVITQRPDALQDGSVVSVVGSPEGPAPSSSRTSQ
- a CDS encoding TolC family protein, translating into MIRFFATVTCAVALAAASPSLAGSSAHPTPTPTPTPTPAPAMAATPVPLGIPANLETYPPDTSGKYGIPNASSPVPLSLHDAKMIAVKQSPQLALARATADLAGAQLETANSAAFPNLSADANFGRNKGQLRSGTTVGGVIPSIFTSNNAAITIKQLIFDGGATYARISQAKFSRDAAQLSELRQVDTVLFNVASFYYAALQARYTYQVAVANTKLAQVQEQLVEAQFRAGVASRADVLTAQLPVAQAELAEAQAANGEQSQIASLLNAMGLSSDTPVTLSESFEQTAPLLPAYATVEATALARRTDLQSANAALTAAERGVRAARAGRYPIITANGSVGSATSGIDSAGNLVTNGGSWTSSYSFGLSATMPLYDSGLTNGQIAAAEANSETAQADLLSTQLAVSLTVRQAYLSAQTALAGVTSAQVELSQAQTVLDVTNAQYKAGVTTLPLLLNAETGLTKARGDYVNALFALYTAQQNLYFAEGIIANR
- a CDS encoding peptide ABC transporter substrate-binding protein, producing the protein MNPLLTLTATSIDLYMFMYGFFFNLDDKMHWVPELATDVPSYENGGISKDGLTLTYHLRKGVKWHDGVPFTSHDVVFTTHAILNPANNVETRVGWDRIASVEAPDDYTVKFHLKKIYASAVATYFAESGNFPVLPAHLLEKYPNLNQVPFNTQPIGTGPFKFVKWVHGDHVELEANPDYWRGAPKLKRIIERFIPTENTILTQMRTHELDAWFRAGSNLYPEIQELPALGYRIELEPSLLYAHLDLNQKNALFDDLKVRQAIAYAINRRKIVHDITHDVHEIGYSVTPKLSWAYDPDVAHYDYDLAKARQLLDEAGWTPGADGVRVKNGQRLAFTLNTVAGGKNGEATEALVQQDLRAIGIDASIKNYPAALFFAPYQQNGILTRGNYDAAFYAWVAGADPDNESLYASYEIPPVGQNDLYLVDPLIDQAEKAALSTYDQNTRKKYYSVIQKELAAQAYTIVEYYSRQIFVTSTNFLNFKPAPATTSNWNTWEWEMK
- a CDS encoding peptide ABC transporter substrate-binding protein — encoded protein: MGDEVVRRTQAIACAALAALLVNGCSKVSQSTNAPARSQTIPGTLRYADIEEPISMNPLLRLVAVGTDMDMFIFGFFFNLDDKMRFVPELATEVPTYANGGISKDGLTLTYHLRQGVKWHDGAPFTAHDVVFTVHAILNPANNVQTRRGWDRVASVEAVDDHTVRFHLKDIYAPAVATYFCESGLYPVLPAHILEKYADINRVPFNTDPIGTGPFKFVKWIHGDRVELEANADYWRGPPKLKRIIYKVIPAETTILTQLRTHEIDAWFRAPSGLYPQIRDLPADGFRVQLEPALVYSHLDLNQKNPLFQDLRVRQALAHAIDRQKIIHDVTYDVHIAAYSDLPAFSWAYEPDVAHYDYDPAQSAALLDAAGWKLGPDGVRVKNGQRLAFDLAAATGNKTGEAVEQILQEDFRRIGAEASIKNYPTALYFDNYQRGGILLAGKYDAAWYSWVAGVDPGDDESIYTTYNIPPAGQNSLYWSDPALDAAEKGALSSYDQRVRKKYYSIIQKEIAAQSATIIVYFQRQIFVTADGFENFKPAPATTSNWNSWEWEMK
- a CDS encoding peptide ABC transporter substrate-binding protein → MKQIALRFAVALAVVMLAALALVSCSKVSQSTTAPEGGGGSIPGVLRYADIQEPDSLNPLITTQATVADLEYMAFSFFFNYDDKLNFAPELALEVPTLANGGISRDGLTIIYHMRHGVKWQDGVPLTAKDVAFTFHAIMNPANNVQVRTGYDQIKTIDTPDDFTVVVHMKRVFSPIIAYFMCQQGGFPVMPAHLLAQYPNVNQLPYNSLPIGSGPFKITEWQHGDHIALVANPDYWRGPPKLSKIIFKFVASTNTIKVLLQTHEIDAWFRASANLYDQLKTIPGYQVLVSEQNLFAHIDFNVKDPMLADPRVRKAVEYAMDRKSMAHTVTHDVYQPATSDIAPYSWAYPHDLPFYDNNPAAARALLDEAGWTVGPDGIRQKNGKRLELQFSYVSGDVLGTQVATLVQQRLHDVGVAVSQKTYPASLYFGPAQTGGIINSGKFQMAFFAWSSGVDPDNSSLYDCDQFPPAGQNDLFWCDRKLDDAEKDTLGTFDQARRIKDYSIIEHELIEQAPTIFVFHDRRIDVISDKFHGFKPSPATSAYWNTYDWSMQ
- a CDS encoding YegS/Rv2252/BmrU family lipid kinase is translated as MPEPAAVGLIRPFVVVANRWAGGGKAHGLIGEVERALRAPAIAIVEPDFTPAFPARLNEALASASAALMERSNSFDRPLLVCIGGDGTLSLAFDALASPDNATLAIIPCGSGNDLALMLGIRKGRAAFDVLRDGAERRIDYGTVNGRRFINCVGMGLDAEVAAMAAQIRKSGLAKGLSYYMAAVRGLLMVKPVAAMVVTHDVELRFADLVMLTVGNGAWYGGGFHGAPDASLEDGAFDCYAFRDVVGLPARFGLMQRIRTGAHADEPNVTSLRASHLEVAFERPVAMHVDGELALVQSAKIELVPRGARVIAPVE